A window of the Cryptosporidium parvum Iowa II chromosome 7, whole genome shotgun sequence genome harbors these coding sequences:
- a CDS encoding membrane associated transporter, 10 transmembrane domain encodes MNSPLNDSNQPTSRNVEKIYIEIKDASEDSSGSENDILIRNGMQIKQKPFLIWKTQNLTIGHYILFYGCIQGYMEQLFPANYALFESLLSMDPVAIGTAAFLQKLMFTIASPFWGMIIDNSDPINIMRFSIISLTISSLLICFSHTINQFFFSMCFWGLFSAVLGPLSQKIASDKILDGGRGKYFGQLMFFQTIGRQCALLFTGLVSNKHQIETSKQFGFWMFPFLLSSLSGIVLFTLLKIFISSSNKDYQQSQKHLFLKFNGISSIKNLGYVFKSKTVISLFILGMVNAIPRSALNFIPMWLQSTGLSQFSASFIVSISWVAAMFVSPIVGFVSDIFYNFSPSKGRILMAQLSLVFRSIFLYFLIARVPTAVSYFDSEQSKLMVYSIISFIIGLFAGWPGIGACRPILCEVILPQHRATVFALSSTFEGIGAAFFGTRFVGDLAVSIFGYNSSKQLSGSTSNYIALGNAILCMTIFPWMISILLFYFITRESQKIVHISKDKSSMEKIPDTQSFIEIKAV; translated from the coding sequence atgaatagCCCTTTAAACGATTCGAATCAACCCACATCGAGAAATGTGGAAAAGATTTACATTGAGATCAAGGATGCTTCAGAAGATTCCTCGGGTTCTGAGAATGACATTTTAATCAGAAATGGCATGCAAATAAAGCAAAAACCGTTTCTAATTTGGAAGACACAAAACCTAACAATTGGTCATTATATTCTATTTTATGGGTGTATCCAAGGATATATGGAGCAGTTATTCCCTGCAAACTACGCACTTTTTGAAAGCCTTTTGTCAATGGATCCAGTTGCTATTGGTACAGCAGCTTTCTTACAAAAGCTTATGTTTACCATTGCTTCACCATTTTGGGGAATGATAATAGATAACTCGGAcccaattaatattatgagATTCTCAATCATTTCACTAACAATTTCTTCACTTCTAATATGTTTTTCACATACAATAAAccaatttttcttttctatgTGTTTTTGGGGATTATTTTCCGCAGTACTTGGTCCATTATCGCAAAAGATAGCCTCAGATAAGATTTTAGATGGTGGAAGAGGAAAATACTTTGGACAACTTATGTTTTTCCAGACAATTGGAAGACAGTGTGCTCTACTATTTACAGGACTTGTAAGCAATAAACATCAAATTGAAACTTCAAAGCAATTTGGATTCTGGATGTTTCCATTTCTTCTTTCAAGTTTATCTGGAATAGTTCTTTTtacattattaaaaatatttatttccaGTAGTAACAAAGACTATCAGCAAAGCCAAaaacatttatttttaaaatttaatggaATTTCATCTATCAAAAATTTAGGCTACGTTTTCAAGTCAAAAACTGTAATTTCGTTATTTATCCTGGGAATGGTCAATGCAATACCCAGAAGCGCTTTGAACTTTATTCCAATGTGGCTCCAATCAACTGGACTTTCTCAATTTAGCGCTTCATTCATTGTTTCAATTAGTTGGGTTGCTGCAATGTTTGTATCGCCTATAGTTGGTTTTGTTAGTGATATATTTTACAACTTCTCTCCTTCCAAAGGAAGGATATTGATGGCTCAGCTTTCCCTAGTTTTCAGATCCATATTCCTATACTTTCTAATTGCAAGAGTCCCTACTGCAGTTTCTTATTTCGATTCCGAACAATCTAAATTAATGGtttattctattatttcGTTCATTATTGGATTATTTGCAGGATGGCCTGGAATTGGCGCTTGTAGACCCATCCTCTGCGAAGTTATTCTACCTCAACATAGAGCAACAGTTTTTGCTCTATCATCCACATTCGAAGGAATTGGAGCAGCATTTTTCGGAACTAGATTTGTTGGAGATCTTGCAGTTTCTATTTTTGGATACAACTCAAGCAAACAACTATCAGGTTCTACTTCAAATTATATTGCACTGGGTAATGCCATTCTTTGCATGACAATTTTCCCTTGGATGATCAGTATTTTACTTTTCTACTTCATTACAAGAGAAAGTCAAAAGATTGTGCACATCAGTAAGGACAAATCAAGCATGGAAAAGATTCCCGATACACAGTCATTCATTGAAATCAAGGCAGTATAG
- a CDS encoding Low complexity protein with coiled coil regions: MGQLTNWCNQVEKYIEIKGQKKGLFRAKKKSLLANFEKVLVQSREYINNTLRPEVKKCSAICSLLEQQFNEVESIRTKVNNMSRSGSYSATETSELVSKYNEISKTFLREIVHNNKKILFWNATVEEIHNQVKEMVNLFNEQIDMLSREFNSKMIFTLFLPQKVIFI, translated from the coding sequence ATGGGTCAACTTACAAACTGGTGCAACCAAGTTGAAAAATACATCGAGATTAAAGGACAAAAAAAAGGTTTATTTAGAGCAAAGAAGAAGTCCCTTCTGGCCAACTTTGAAAAAGTTCTAGTTCAATCCagagaatatattaataacacTCTTCGTCCGGAAGTAAAGAAGTGTTCTGCAATTTGTTCGCTTCTTGAACAGCAGTTCAATGAAGTAGAGTCTATCAGAacaaaagttaataatatgTCAAGATCAGGATCATACTCAGCAACTGAGACTTCTGAATTGgtttcaaaatataatgaaatcTCAAAGACTTTCCTACGCGAAATTGTTcacaataataaaaagatattattcTGGAACGCAACAGTTGAGGAGATCCATAACCAAGTAAAGGAAATGGTCAATCTATTTAACGAGCAGATAGATATGTTATCTAGAGAATTCAACTCTAAGATGATTTTTACTCTATTTTTACCGCAAAAGGTTATTTTCATCTAA